A genomic segment from Geitlerinema sp. PCC 7407 encodes:
- a CDS encoding thioredoxin-like domain-containing protein, with protein MPRVRAPELPADFPWLNFPGPLSLRSLRGRVVLLDFWTYGCINCLHVLPDLHALEQRYGDRLQVIGIHTGKFSQEQHPASVEQAIARYGIRHPVVVDQNQYLWDQYAIKAWPTLVLIDPAGYVVTQRAGEGHSDTFDRQIGELLAGRSPDSGAPAPEQPIASPLAFPGKVAIGAIAQENHLFVADTGHHRLVIATLEGKVRATVGSGTPGYQDGPWETAQFRAPQGLTYDPAGDRLYVADTGNHLIRCVHGRSRTVTTLAGTGQQNRSLRPQQGRRLETPLNSPWDVALKGDRLFIAMAGSHQIWVLSLTEDAVGTLLGTGAEACIDGTASEATFAQPSGLAIDGDTLYVADSESSSVRAISLADPPSVQTLCGSGGLFDFGDREGRGDRARLQHCLGLAHGPGNLWIADTYNHKIKRLNLAEGHCVNIVGSGLPGHQDGWGPEASFSEPSGLASEGQTLYIADTNNHAIRRWDWATQQVTTFCFEGLCAPHLCVPPR; from the coding sequence ATGCCCCGCGTTCGTGCGCCCGAGCTGCCCGCTGACTTTCCCTGGCTAAATTTTCCAGGCCCTTTATCCCTGCGATCGCTGCGCGGTCGGGTCGTCCTGCTGGATTTTTGGACCTATGGCTGCATCAACTGTCTGCACGTTTTGCCAGACCTGCACGCCCTAGAGCAGCGCTACGGCGATCGCCTCCAGGTGATCGGCATCCACACCGGCAAGTTTTCCCAGGAGCAGCACCCCGCCAGCGTCGAGCAGGCAATCGCCCGCTACGGCATCCGCCACCCAGTGGTCGTCGATCAAAATCAATATCTGTGGGACCAGTACGCCATCAAGGCCTGGCCCACCTTGGTGCTCATCGACCCCGCAGGCTACGTCGTGACCCAGCGGGCCGGTGAAGGCCACTCCGACACCTTCGATCGCCAGATTGGCGAACTTCTGGCCGGGCGATCGCCCGATTCCGGCGCTCCCGCCCCAGAACAGCCGATCGCCAGCCCCCTGGCCTTTCCGGGAAAGGTGGCGATCGGGGCGATCGCCCAGGAAAATCACCTATTTGTCGCAGACACCGGCCACCACCGCCTGGTCATCGCCACCCTTGAGGGAAAGGTGCGGGCCACCGTCGGCTCAGGCACTCCCGGCTACCAAGACGGCCCCTGGGAAACCGCCCAGTTTCGCGCGCCCCAGGGCCTGACCTACGATCCGGCGGGCGATCGCCTCTACGTCGCCGACACCGGCAATCACTTGATTCGCTGCGTCCATGGGCGATCGCGCACCGTCACCACCCTCGCCGGCACGGGCCAGCAAAACCGATCTCTGCGCCCCCAGCAGGGCCGCCGCCTGGAAACCCCGCTCAACTCCCCCTGGGATGTCGCCCTCAAAGGCGATCGCCTCTTCATCGCCATGGCCGGGTCCCACCAGATCTGGGTGCTCTCCCTCACCGAAGACGCCGTCGGCACCCTGCTCGGAACCGGCGCCGAAGCCTGCATCGACGGCACCGCCAGCGAGGCCACCTTTGCCCAGCCCAGCGGCCTGGCCATCGACGGCGACACCCTCTACGTTGCCGACAGCGAAAGCAGCTCGGTTCGGGCCATTTCCCTCGCCGATCCTCCCAGCGTCCAAACCCTGTGTGGCAGCGGCGGCCTCTTCGACTTTGGCGATCGCGAGGGCCGGGGCGATCGCGCGCGATTGCAGCACTGCCTCGGCCTCGCCCACGGCCCTGGCAACCTCTGGATCGCCGACACCTACAACCACAAAATCAAGCGGTTGAACCTCGCCGAAGGCCACTGCGTCAATATAGTCGGGAGCGGCCTCCCAGGCCACCAGGACGGCTGGGGCCCAGAAGCCTCTTTCTCGGAACCTTCCGGCCTCGCCAGCGAGGGTCAAACGCTGTACATCGCAGACACCAACAACCACGCTATCCGGCGCTGGGACTGGGCCACCCAACAGGTCACGACCTTCTGCTTCGAAGGACTTTGTGCTCCCCATCTTTGCGTTCCGCCTAGGTAA
- a CDS encoding efflux RND transporter periplasmic adaptor subunit, producing MSQVALLTEHFRSLTPATLSRMLLIGLLIIPTAGCGFLPKEEANAQPAQRGQAEDGPAAVDVAIARTAPLGEELEYTGTTQPFREISLRAQVEGQLVSLSADVGDPVARGQVVARLDDQVLTAAVVGAQAEVAAQEAEVAQARTEVSDAETLVEQARLELQQAQSDLARFQGLYEEGVIPEQQVEQARTAVGTAEQAFRSAQEQVRTRQQAVTASERRVIAQQAAVAQEQERRAYSVLTSPIDGYVLERVTEPGNLVQPGGELLRLGDFSQVKISVQVSELELADIQTGQVVQVRLDAFPGQALVGRVARISPAADPTARLVPVEVTIPNEGGRIGSGLLARVNFTQQAAARVVVPETALRANQERGPRGGARGGGRPAGGPPGGASQRPSESPQPLQAGDRGTIFVVAGSGDAATVEERTVTVGDRRDGRVEIIAGLEPGEAFVARSSQGLKDGETVRTSVLSEEAPAQGSGASRSQDP from the coding sequence ATGTCGCAGGTTGCCCTATTGACTGAGCATTTTCGTTCTCTCACACCGGCGACCCTCTCTCGGATGCTGTTGATCGGGTTGCTGATCATCCCAACGGCCGGCTGCGGCTTTTTGCCCAAAGAGGAGGCCAACGCCCAGCCCGCTCAGCGGGGCCAAGCCGAAGATGGTCCCGCAGCCGTGGATGTGGCGATCGCCCGTACTGCCCCCCTCGGTGAGGAACTGGAATACACCGGCACCACCCAGCCCTTTCGGGAAATTTCCCTGCGCGCCCAGGTCGAAGGGCAGCTGGTGAGCCTCAGCGCCGATGTGGGAGACCCCGTGGCCCGAGGCCAAGTGGTTGCTCGTCTCGATGACCAGGTCTTGACCGCAGCGGTCGTCGGGGCCCAGGCCGAGGTCGCCGCCCAGGAAGCCGAGGTCGCCCAGGCCCGCACAGAGGTCAGCGATGCCGAAACCCTGGTCGAACAAGCTCGCCTAGAGCTGCAGCAAGCCCAGTCCGATCTCGCTCGCTTCCAGGGTCTGTACGAGGAGGGCGTTATTCCAGAGCAGCAGGTCGAGCAGGCTCGCACCGCTGTCGGCACGGCAGAGCAGGCTTTTCGGTCGGCCCAAGAGCAGGTGCGCACGCGCCAGCAGGCGGTGACCGCCTCGGAGCGGCGGGTGATCGCCCAGCAGGCCGCCGTCGCCCAAGAGCAGGAGCGGCGGGCCTATTCAGTGCTGACATCTCCCATCGATGGCTATGTCCTTGAGCGGGTGACTGAGCCAGGAAACTTGGTCCAGCCCGGAGGGGAACTGCTCCGATTGGGAGACTTTAGTCAGGTCAAGATTTCGGTCCAAGTGTCTGAGCTGGAGCTGGCCGACATTCAGACAGGACAGGTAGTCCAAGTCCGGCTTGATGCTTTTCCGGGCCAGGCACTGGTCGGTCGGGTGGCGCGAATCTCTCCCGCGGCGGACCCGACGGCTCGCTTGGTGCCGGTGGAGGTGACCATTCCCAATGAGGGTGGACGCATCGGCAGCGGTCTCCTGGCGCGGGTGAATTTCACGCAGCAGGCGGCGGCCCGCGTGGTGGTGCCTGAAACGGCTCTCCGGGCCAACCAGGAGCGGGGGCCTCGCGGCGGCGCTCGCGGCGGGGGCAGACCCGCTGGAGGGCCGCCCGGGGGAGCCAGTCAGCGCCCCAGCGAATCCCCCCAGCCGCTGCAGGCGGGCGATCGCGGCACGATTTTTGTGGTGGCGGGCTCGGGAGATGCGGCCACGGTGGAGGAGCGGACCGTCACGGTGGGCGATCGCCGGGATGGCCGCGTGGAGATCATTGCGGGCCTCGAGCCCGGAGAAGCTTTTGTGGCCCGCAGTAGCCAGGGCCTCAAGGATGGCGAGACGGTCCGGACCAGTGTCCTGTCAGAGGAGGCACCTGCGCAGGGCTCGGGAGCATCCCGCTCCCAGGACCCATGA